The Deltaproteobacteria bacterium sequence GGCGCCTATCATCCGCCGCTTCCCCACGCCCAAGATCTTCAACACCGACCAGGGCTCGCAGTTCACCTCGGAGGACTTCACCGGCGTCCTGCTCGACCGAGGCATCAAGATCAGCATGGACGGCAAGGGCCGCTTCCTCGACAACATCTTCGCGGAACGCCCCTGGCGTTCACTGAAGTACGAGGAGGTCTACCTGAAGGCCTACGACTCGCTGACGCAGGCCCGCGCCGGACTCGGCGCGTACTTCGAGTTCTTCAACCACGACCGACCGCACAGCGCCTTGGGCCGCCAGACTCCGGCTGCATTCTACGATTCCACGGCCGCAGTCGCGGCATGATCACCGCGATCACGACCCGGAAATCAGCCGTCAATTATTGAAAGAAGACTCGCAGAACGCTGTGAGCGAACAACCAG is a genomic window containing:
- a CDS encoding transposase family protein, coding for MENGLERSMTYNRAFMAPIIRRFPTPKIFNTDQGSQFTSEDFTGVLLDRGIKISMDGKGRFLDNIFAERPWRSLKYEEVYLKAYDSLTQARAGLGAYFEFFNHDRPHSALGRQTPAAFYDSTAAVAA